Proteins encoded within one genomic window of Panicum virgatum strain AP13 chromosome 1N, P.virgatum_v5, whole genome shotgun sequence:
- the LOC120654849 gene encoding cinnamoyl-CoA reductase 1-like isoform X1 yields MAVTVCVTGAGGFIGSWIVKLLLDRGYAVRGTSRRADDPKNAHLWALDGAAERLTMLQVDLLDRASLRAAFDGCDGVIHTASPMHDNPEEIIEPIIAGTRNVVEAAADAGVRRLVISSTIGTMYMNPHRDPDAPLEEWSWSDLEHCKKTANWYCYAKTIAEQSAWQAARARGLDLAVVIPVVVLGELMQPSMNTSTLHILKYLTGQAKDYVNESHAYVHVKDAAEAHVQVLEAPGAGGHRYVCAERTLHRGELCRMLAQLFPEYPIPTRCKDEVNPPKKGYKFTNQPLKDLGIRFTPAHEYLYEAVKSLQEKGFLSKASVTEVKKKKVTESSSSPPQKLRLTTLISNL; encoded by the exons ATGGCCGTCACCGTGTgcgtcaccggcgccggcggcttcaTCGGGTCTTGGATCGTCAAGCTCCTCCTCGACCGCGGGTACGCCGTCCGGGGCACCTCCCGCCGCGCAG ATGACCCCAAGAACGCGCACCTCTGGGCgctcgacggcgcggcggagcgcctCACGATGCTGCAGGTGGACCTGCTCGACCGGGCCAGCCTCCGCGCCGCCTTCGACGGCTGCGACGGCGTCATCCACACCGCCTCGCCGATGCACGACAACCCC GAGGAGATCATCGAGCCAATTATCGCCGGGACGCGGAACGTCGTTGAGGCCGCGGCcgacgccggcgtgcggcgcctGGTGATCTCCTCCACCATCGGCACCATGTACATGAACCCGCACCGCGACCCCGACGCGCCCCTGGAGGAGTGGAGCTGGAGCGACCTCGAGCACTGCAAGAAGACCGCG AACTGGTACTGCTACGCCAAGACGATCGCGGAGCAGAGCGCGTggcaggcggcgcgggcgcggggccTGGACCTGGCGGTGGTCATCCCGGTGGTGGTGCTCGGCGAACTGATGCAGCCAAGCATGAACACCAGCACCCTGCACATACTCAAGTACCTCACCGGCCAGGCCAAGGACTATGTCAACGAGTCGCACGCGTACGTGCACGTCAAGGACGCCGCCGAGGCGCACGTCCAGGTGCTCGAGGCACCCGGTGCCGGAGGGCATCGCTACGTCTGTGCCGAGCGGACTCTGCACCGCGGCGAGCTGTGCCGCATGCTCGCTCAACTCTTCCCGGAGTACCCTATTCCGACGAG GTGCAAGGATGAGGTGAATCCACCAAAGAAGGGCTACAAGTTTACAAACCAGCCTCTGAAGGACCTAGGCATCAGGTTCACACCTGCGCATGAGTACCTCTATGAAGCAGTAAAATCCCTGCAGGAAAAGGGTTTTCTCTCCAAGGCTTCTGTCACagaggtaaaaaaaaaaaag GTGACTGAAAGTAGCAGTTCCCCGCCTCAAAAGTTGCGACTGACGACGTTGATTTCAAACCTTTGA
- the LOC120654849 gene encoding cinnamoyl-CoA reductase 1-like isoform X2 — MAVTVCVTGAGGFIGSWIVKLLLDRGYAVRGTSRRADDPKNAHLWALDGAAERLTMLQVDLLDRASLRAAFDGCDGVIHTASPMHDNPEEIIEPIIAGTRNVVEAAADAGVRRLVISSTIGTMYMNPHRDPDAPLEEWSWSDLEHCKKTANWYCYAKTIAEQSAWQAARARGLDLAVVIPVVVLGELMQPSMNTSTLHILKYLTGQAKDYVNESHAYVHVKDAAEAHVQVLEAPGAGGHRYVCAERTLHRGELCRMLAQLFPEYPIPTRCKDEVNPPKKGYKFTNQPLKDLGIRFTPAHEYLYEAVKSLQEKGFLSKASVTEVTESSSSPPQKLRLTTLISNL, encoded by the exons ATGGCCGTCACCGTGTgcgtcaccggcgccggcggcttcaTCGGGTCTTGGATCGTCAAGCTCCTCCTCGACCGCGGGTACGCCGTCCGGGGCACCTCCCGCCGCGCAG ATGACCCCAAGAACGCGCACCTCTGGGCgctcgacggcgcggcggagcgcctCACGATGCTGCAGGTGGACCTGCTCGACCGGGCCAGCCTCCGCGCCGCCTTCGACGGCTGCGACGGCGTCATCCACACCGCCTCGCCGATGCACGACAACCCC GAGGAGATCATCGAGCCAATTATCGCCGGGACGCGGAACGTCGTTGAGGCCGCGGCcgacgccggcgtgcggcgcctGGTGATCTCCTCCACCATCGGCACCATGTACATGAACCCGCACCGCGACCCCGACGCGCCCCTGGAGGAGTGGAGCTGGAGCGACCTCGAGCACTGCAAGAAGACCGCG AACTGGTACTGCTACGCCAAGACGATCGCGGAGCAGAGCGCGTggcaggcggcgcgggcgcggggccTGGACCTGGCGGTGGTCATCCCGGTGGTGGTGCTCGGCGAACTGATGCAGCCAAGCATGAACACCAGCACCCTGCACATACTCAAGTACCTCACCGGCCAGGCCAAGGACTATGTCAACGAGTCGCACGCGTACGTGCACGTCAAGGACGCCGCCGAGGCGCACGTCCAGGTGCTCGAGGCACCCGGTGCCGGAGGGCATCGCTACGTCTGTGCCGAGCGGACTCTGCACCGCGGCGAGCTGTGCCGCATGCTCGCTCAACTCTTCCCGGAGTACCCTATTCCGACGAG GTGCAAGGATGAGGTGAATCCACCAAAGAAGGGCTACAAGTTTACAAACCAGCCTCTGAAGGACCTAGGCATCAGGTTCACACCTGCGCATGAGTACCTCTATGAAGCAGTAAAATCCCTGCAGGAAAAGGGTTTTCTCTCCAAGGCTTCTGTCACagag GTGACTGAAAGTAGCAGTTCCCCGCCTCAAAAGTTGCGACTGACGACGTTGATTTCAAACCTTTGA